One Kineococcus aurantiacus genomic window carries:
- a CDS encoding TRAM domain-containing protein — MSAPSRSRRTRAAAPAGPDARGTEIEVEVGPVAHGGHCVARHEGRVVFVRHALPGERVIARVTEGAEGAKFWRADAVRVLEADADRVEPPCPVARPGRCGGCDFQHVTLARQRELKAAVVAEQFRRLASLDVDVTVEEAPGSPDGLRWRTRTQFAVDAEGRPGLRVHRSHAVVPLDDCPISTAAVVGSGVLGQRYGNVETLEVAAGSDGAAPLVVATPAPGTRAHLPKLPEASVALRTPEGLHRVSGRTWVGERIAVRGREHAFRVGGAGFWQVHPAAPELLGEAVLAALEPRAGERALDLYSGVGLFTALLADAVGAEGSVLAVEGSERAVRDARKSLHELGQVELWAGAVEDALADPELPARGTDLVVLDPPRSGAGRAVVAGIADLAPRAIAYVACDPAALARDTAFLAERGYALDGLRAFDLFPMTHHVECVARFVRAA, encoded by the coding sequence GTGAGCGCCCCGTCCCGCAGTCGCCGCACCCGAGCCGCCGCACCCGCCGGGCCCGACGCGCGCGGCACCGAGATCGAGGTCGAGGTCGGCCCCGTCGCCCACGGCGGGCACTGCGTGGCCCGCCACGAGGGCCGCGTCGTCTTCGTGCGGCACGCCCTGCCCGGGGAGCGCGTGATCGCCCGCGTCACCGAGGGCGCCGAGGGCGCGAAGTTCTGGCGGGCCGACGCCGTCCGCGTCCTGGAGGCCGACGCCGACCGCGTCGAGCCGCCGTGCCCGGTCGCCCGTCCGGGCCGGTGCGGGGGGTGCGACTTCCAGCACGTCACCCTCGCCCGGCAGCGGGAGCTGAAGGCGGCCGTCGTGGCCGAGCAGTTCCGCCGGCTGGCCTCGCTGGACGTGGACGTCACCGTCGAGGAGGCGCCCGGCAGCCCCGACGGCCTGCGCTGGCGCACCCGCACGCAGTTCGCCGTGGACGCCGAGGGCCGTCCCGGGCTGCGCGTGCACCGCTCGCACGCGGTGGTGCCGCTGGACGACTGCCCCATCAGCACCGCCGCGGTCGTCGGCAGCGGCGTCCTGGGCCAGCGGTACGGCAACGTCGAGACCCTGGAGGTGGCGGCCGGTTCCGACGGCGCCGCCCCCCTCGTCGTGGCCACCCCCGCGCCGGGCACCCGCGCCCACCTGCCGAAGCTGCCCGAAGCCTCCGTCGCCCTCCGCACCCCCGAGGGCCTGCACCGCGTCTCGGGGCGCACGTGGGTGGGGGAGCGCATCGCGGTGCGGGGGCGCGAGCACGCCTTCCGCGTCGGCGGGGCCGGTTTCTGGCAGGTGCACCCCGCTGCGCCGGAGCTGCTGGGGGAGGCCGTGCTGGCCGCCCTCGAGCCCCGCGCCGGCGAGCGCGCGCTGGACCTGTACTCCGGCGTCGGGCTGTTCACCGCCCTGCTGGCCGACGCCGTCGGGGCCGAGGGGTCGGTGCTGGCCGTCGAGGGGTCCGAGCGCGCCGTGCGCGACGCCCGCAAGTCCCTGCACGAGCTGGGGCAGGTGGAGCTGTGGGCCGGGGCCGTCGAGGACGCGCTGGCCGACCCCGAGCTGCCGGCCCGCGGCACCGACCTGGTGGTCCTGGACCCGCCGCGCTCGGGGGCGGGCCGCGCGGTCGTCGCGGGGATCGCGGACCTGGCCCCCCGGGCGATCGCCTACGTGGCGTGCGACCCGGCCGCGCTGGCCCGCGACACCGCGTTCCTGGCCGAGCGCGGGTACGCCCTCGACGGGCTGCGGGCGTTCGACCTGTTCCCCATGACCCACCACGTGGAGTGCGTGGCGCGCTTCGTGCGGGCCGCCTGA
- a CDS encoding NAD-binding protein codes for MHFVIMGCGRVGSSLALTVEQRGHSVAVVDQNADAFRRLGPTFAGRRVTGVGFDHDTLVEAGIHEAGAFAAVSSGDNSNILAARVAREKFDVENVVARIYDPGRAEVYERLGIPTIATVRWTADQVLRRLVPEGAVSEFRDASGRVVLVETPVHDAWVGRPLSALEAAAGVRVAYVTRLGQGVVPVRGMAYQEDDIVHVVVADERVAAAAAVLAAAPEEGA; via the coding sequence GTGCACTTCGTGATCATGGGCTGCGGCCGGGTCGGTTCGAGCCTCGCGCTCACCGTCGAGCAGCGCGGGCACAGCGTGGCGGTCGTGGACCAGAACGCCGACGCCTTCCGCCGGCTGGGGCCCACCTTCGCCGGGCGCCGGGTGACCGGGGTCGGCTTCGACCACGACACCCTCGTCGAGGCCGGCATCCACGAGGCCGGCGCCTTCGCCGCGGTCTCCTCCGGCGACAACTCCAACATCCTCGCCGCGCGGGTGGCGCGGGAGAAGTTCGACGTCGAGAACGTCGTGGCCCGCATCTACGACCCGGGCCGCGCCGAGGTCTACGAGCGCCTGGGCATCCCCACCATCGCCACGGTCCGCTGGACGGCCGACCAGGTGCTGCGGCGGCTGGTGCCCGAGGGGGCCGTCAGCGAGTTCCGCGACGCCTCCGGGCGCGTCGTCCTCGTCGAGACGCCCGTCCACGACGCCTGGGTGGGTCGGCCGCTGTCGGCGCTGGAGGCCGCCGCGGGGGTCCGCGTCGCCTACGTGACGCGGCTGGGGCAGGGTGTCGTGCCCGTGCGGGGCATGGCCTACCAGGAGGACGACATCGTGCACGTGGTCGTGGCCGACGAGCGGGTCGCCGCGGCCGCGGCCGTGCTGGCCGCCGCACCGGAGGAGGGGGCCTGA
- a CDS encoding ATP-binding cassette domain-containing protein: protein MAAPTTPPEPPPAPARHPADGHDLIRVHGARENNLRDVTVELPKRRLTVFTGVSGSGKSSLVFATIAAESQRMVNETYSAFLQGFMPSLARPDVDVLDGLTTAIVVDQQRMGGDPRSTVGTATDAHPLLRILFSRLGQPHVGGPGAFSFNVPPVSAKGSLTVAKGTAQTKVLADWSRAGGMCPRCEGRGQVDDLDLSELYDASRSVDEGAIKVPGHTVDGWYGRILRGCGLFPCDVPVADFTPGQLEAFLHSEPVRLKVDGINVTYEGLVPKVRRSMLSKDVDSLQPHVRAFVERVATFRACPDCDGTRLAEGARNCRIAGVSIADACRMQVSDLAAWVATLDEPSVAPLLENLRGVLDSFVQIGLGYLSLERAAGTLSGGEAQRVKVVRHLGSSLTDTTYVFDEPTTGLHPHDVQRTNDLLIRLRDKGNTILVVEHEPEVVAIADHVVDLGPGAGPAGGRICYEGTVEGLRTSGTVTGRHLGDRVGLKPAVRTPTGTLPVRGARRNNLRDVSVDLPLGVLVVVTGVAGSGKSSLVRGSVSPLEGVVTVDQSPIRGSRRSNPATWTGLLEPVRKQFAKVNGVKPALFSPNSEGACPTCGGNGVVYSDLAIAAGVATTCEDCEGRRFQASVLEHRLAGKDISEVLALPVTEALAFFAAGEARTPAAHAVLSRLADVGLGYLTLGQPLTTLSGGERQRLKLATHLGTPGGVLVLDEPTAGLHLADVRQLLGLLDRIVDSGKSVVVVEHHQAVVAHADWVVDLGPGAGHDGGRVVFEGTPADLVAARSTLTGEHLARYVGEHVGEHAGAEATMAG from the coding sequence ATGGCCGCGCCGACGACCCCGCCCGAGCCCCCGCCCGCGCCGGCGCGCCACCCCGCCGACGGCCACGACCTCATCCGCGTCCACGGCGCCCGGGAGAACAACCTCCGGGACGTCACCGTCGAGCTGCCCAAGCGGCGGCTGACGGTCTTCACGGGCGTGTCCGGGTCGGGCAAGAGCTCGCTGGTCTTCGCGACGATCGCCGCGGAGTCGCAGCGGATGGTCAACGAGACGTACTCGGCTTTCCTGCAGGGGTTCATGCCGTCCCTGGCCCGGCCCGACGTCGACGTCCTCGACGGCCTCACCACGGCCATCGTCGTCGACCAGCAGCGCATGGGCGGGGACCCCCGCTCCACGGTCGGCACCGCCACCGACGCCCACCCGCTGCTGCGCATCCTGTTCAGCCGGCTGGGGCAGCCGCACGTCGGCGGGCCGGGCGCCTTCTCCTTCAACGTCCCCCCCGTCTCGGCCAAGGGCTCGCTGACGGTGGCCAAGGGCACCGCGCAGACGAAGGTGCTCGCGGACTGGTCGCGCGCGGGGGGCATGTGCCCGCGCTGCGAGGGCCGCGGCCAGGTCGACGACCTGGACCTGAGCGAGCTGTACGACGCCTCCCGCAGCGTCGACGAGGGGGCGATCAAGGTCCCCGGTCACACGGTGGACGGCTGGTACGGCCGCATCCTGCGCGGCTGCGGGCTCTTCCCCTGCGACGTCCCCGTCGCGGACTTCACGCCCGGGCAGCTGGAGGCGTTCCTGCACTCCGAGCCCGTGCGCCTGAAGGTCGACGGCATCAACGTCACGTACGAGGGGCTGGTCCCCAAGGTGCGCCGGTCGATGCTGTCCAAGGACGTCGACTCCCTGCAACCGCACGTGCGGGCCTTCGTCGAGCGGGTCGCGACGTTCCGGGCGTGCCCGGACTGCGACGGGACCCGGCTGGCCGAGGGCGCCAGGAACTGCCGGATCGCCGGGGTCAGCATCGCCGACGCCTGCCGGATGCAGGTCTCCGACCTCGCCGCGTGGGTCGCGACGCTGGACGAGCCCTCGGTCGCCCCGCTGCTGGAGAACCTGCGCGGGGTGCTGGACTCCTTCGTCCAGATCGGGCTGGGGTACCTGTCGCTGGAACGCGCGGCCGGGACCCTGTCCGGCGGCGAGGCGCAGCGGGTCAAGGTGGTCCGACACCTGGGGTCGTCGCTGACGGACACCACGTACGTCTTCGACGAGCCCACCACGGGGCTGCACCCGCACGACGTGCAGCGCACGAACGACCTGCTGATCCGTCTGCGGGACAAGGGGAACACCATCCTCGTCGTCGAGCACGAACCCGAGGTCGTCGCCATCGCCGACCACGTCGTGGACCTCGGGCCCGGCGCCGGGCCCGCGGGCGGCCGGATCTGCTACGAGGGCACCGTCGAGGGTCTGCGCACCAGCGGGACCGTCACGGGACGCCACCTCGGGGACCGGGTGGGACTGAAACCGGCCGTGCGCACCCCGACGGGGACCCTGCCGGTCCGCGGTGCCCGCCGCAACAACCTGCGCGACGTGTCCGTCGACCTGCCCCTGGGTGTCCTGGTCGTCGTGACGGGCGTCGCGGGGTCGGGCAAGAGCTCCCTGGTCCGCGGGTCGGTCTCCCCGCTGGAGGGCGTGGTGACCGTCGACCAGTCACCGATCCGGGGGTCGCGGCGCAGCAACCCGGCGACGTGGACGGGGCTGCTGGAGCCGGTCCGCAAGCAGTTCGCGAAGGTCAACGGCGTGAAGCCGGCGCTGTTCAGCCCCAACTCCGAGGGCGCCTGCCCCACGTGCGGCGGCAACGGCGTCGTGTACTCCGACCTCGCGATCGCGGCCGGCGTCGCCACGACCTGCGAGGACTGCGAGGGCCGGCGCTTCCAGGCCTCGGTGCTGGAGCACCGGCTGGCGGGCAAGGACATCTCCGAGGTCCTGGCCCTGCCCGTCACCGAGGCGCTGGCGTTCTTCGCCGCCGGGGAGGCCAGGACCCCCGCCGCGCACGCGGTGCTGAGCCGCCTGGCCGACGTCGGCCTCGGGTACCTGACCCTCGGCCAGCCGCTGACCACCCTGTCCGGCGGCGAGCGCCAGCGCCTCAAGCTCGCCACGCACCTGGGCACCCCCGGCGGGGTCCTCGTCCTGGACGAGCCCACGGCCGGTCTGCACCTGGCCGACGTGCGGCAGCTGCTGGGCCTGCTGGACCGGATCGTCGACTCCGGCAAGTCCGTGGTCGTCGTGGAGCACCACCAGGCCGTCGTGGCCCACGCCGACTGGGTCGTCGACCTGGGTCCGGGCGCCGGGCACGACGGGGGGCGGGTCGTCTTCGAGGGCACCCCCGCCGACCTCGTCGCGGCCCGCTCGACGCTGACCGGCGAGCACCTGGCCCGCTACGTCGGGGAGCACGTCGGGGAGCACGCCGGGGCGGAGGCGACAATGGCGGGGTGA
- a CDS encoding amino acid permease, with the protein MPSVTEAVKRVLVGRPFRSERLSETLLPKRIALPVFASDALSSVAYAPDEIFLTLSIAGIAAYAFSPWIVAAVVLVMFVVVASYRQNVHAYPSGGGDYEVATVNLGPNAGLTVGSALLVDYVLTVAVSISSGAQYAAAAIPVLRGHEALFAVGLVLLLMTANLRGLRESGAAFAVPTYIFMASILGMALYGFGRLLFGDLPQAPSGDLTLAAEHDISGGLTSLAGAFLVLRAFSSGAAALTGVEAISNGVPAFRKPKSRNAATTLLLLGLTSVTMLVSIVTLARATHVRFAEDPATQLLRDGVPVGDSYVQDPIIGQLAATVFDHLPVAFYVVTAATGVILVLAANTAFNGFPVLGSILARDGFLPKQLHTRGDRLAFSNGIIALAVAAIVLIVAYDAEVTRLIQLYIVGVFVSFTMSQTGMIRHWTRHLRTETDPGKRAAMRRSRVINSIGLGLTGLVLVIVLLTKFTQGAYIAILAMVFVFANMKLIRRHYTNVAREIEIPAERQAKALPTGVRGIVLVSKIHKPTMRALAYARAAKPTDLQAVTVAVEPEESAALQQRWEALGVPVPLTVLDSPYRDVTKPVLEFVRSMRQRHPRDLVIVYVPEYVVGHWWETFLHNQSALRLRARLRYQPGVMVASVPWQLSSSVGLEDRVERAAPGTVRRGAFGPGPVEQQHQENP; encoded by the coding sequence GTGCCCTCTGTGACCGAAGCGGTCAAACGCGTCCTGGTCGGACGGCCGTTCCGCAGCGAACGGCTCTCCGAGACGCTGCTGCCGAAGCGCATCGCGCTGCCCGTGTTCGCCTCCGACGCCCTCAGCTCGGTCGCCTACGCCCCCGACGAGATCTTCCTGACCCTGTCGATCGCCGGCATCGCGGCCTACGCCTTCTCGCCGTGGATCGTCGCCGCGGTCGTGCTGGTGATGTTCGTCGTGGTCGCCTCCTACCGGCAGAACGTGCACGCCTACCCCTCCGGCGGCGGGGACTACGAGGTCGCGACGGTCAACCTGGGCCCCAACGCCGGCCTGACGGTCGGCAGCGCGCTGCTCGTGGACTACGTCCTGACGGTGGCCGTCTCGATCTCCTCGGGCGCGCAGTACGCGGCGGCCGCGATCCCGGTCCTGCGCGGGCACGAGGCCCTGTTCGCGGTCGGGCTCGTCCTGCTGCTCATGACGGCCAACCTGCGCGGGCTGCGCGAGAGCGGCGCGGCCTTCGCCGTGCCCACCTACATCTTCATGGCCTCCATCCTGGGGATGGCGCTCTACGGCTTCGGGCGCCTGCTGTTCGGGGACCTGCCGCAAGCGCCGAGCGGTGACCTCACCCTGGCCGCCGAGCACGACATCTCCGGCGGCCTGACCAGCCTGGCGGGGGCCTTCCTGGTCCTGCGGGCCTTCTCCTCCGGCGCCGCGGCCCTGACCGGGGTGGAGGCCATCAGCAACGGCGTGCCGGCCTTCCGCAAGCCCAAGAGCAGGAACGCCGCCACGACGCTGCTGCTGCTGGGCCTGACGAGCGTCACCATGCTCGTGAGCATCGTGACCCTGGCCCGGGCCACCCACGTCCGCTTCGCCGAGGACCCCGCGACGCAGCTGCTGCGCGACGGGGTGCCCGTGGGCGACTCCTACGTCCAGGACCCGATCATCGGCCAGCTCGCCGCGACGGTCTTCGACCACCTCCCGGTGGCCTTCTACGTCGTCACCGCGGCCACCGGCGTCATCCTCGTCCTGGCCGCCAACACCGCCTTCAACGGCTTCCCCGTGCTCGGCTCGATCCTGGCCCGCGACGGCTTCCTGCCCAAGCAGCTGCACACCCGCGGGGACCGGCTGGCCTTCTCCAACGGCATCATCGCGCTGGCGGTGGCGGCCATCGTCCTCATCGTCGCCTACGACGCCGAGGTCACCCGGCTCATCCAGCTCTACATCGTCGGCGTCTTCGTGTCCTTCACCATGAGCCAGACCGGCATGATCCGGCACTGGACGCGGCACCTGCGCACCGAGACCGACCCGGGCAAGCGCGCGGCCATGCGGCGCTCGCGGGTCATCAACAGCATCGGCCTGGGGCTGACCGGCCTGGTCCTGGTCATCGTCCTGCTGACGAAGTTCACCCAGGGCGCCTACATCGCGATCCTGGCCATGGTCTTCGTCTTCGCGAACATGAAGCTCATCCGCCGGCACTACACCAACGTCGCCCGCGAGATCGAGATCCCCGCCGAGCGGCAGGCCAAGGCGCTGCCCACCGGCGTGCGCGGCATCGTCCTCGTCTCCAAGATCCACAAGCCGACGATGCGGGCCCTGGCCTACGCGCGGGCGGCCAAGCCCACCGACCTGCAGGCCGTGACGGTCGCCGTCGAGCCCGAGGAGTCCGCGGCGCTGCAGCAGCGCTGGGAGGCCCTGGGGGTCCCCGTCCCGCTGACCGTCCTGGACTCCCCGTACCGGGACGTGACCAAGCCGGTCCTGGAGTTCGTGCGCTCGATGCGCCAGCGCCACCCCCGCGACCTCGTCATCGTCTACGTGCCCGAGTACGTCGTCGGCCACTGGTGGGAGACCTTCCTGCACAACCAGTCCGCGCTGCGGCTGCGGGCCCGACTGCGGTACCAGCCGGGGGTCATGGTCGCCAGCGTCCCGTGGCAGCTGAGCAGTTCCGTCGGGCTGGAGGACCGCGTCGAGCGCGCCGCCCCCGGTACCGTCCGCCGGGGCGCCTTCGGCCCCGGCCCCGTCGAGCAGCAGCACCAGGAGAACCCGTGA
- a CDS encoding potassium channel family protein, which yields MRVVIAGAGIVGRSIARELLGNGHRVLLIDRSPAAMKITSVPDAQWLLADACEISSLDEAELADCDVVVAATGDDKANLVVSLLAKTEYGVPRTVARVNNPKNEWLFDEAWGVDVAVSTPRLMTALVEEAVSVGELVRLFTFQQGQASMSEYTLEEDSPVLGRTVGEVRLPEDTVLVAIVRSERPLPPSGDDVLEAGDHLLFLSVPDAESELRTILGAP from the coding sequence ATGCGCGTCGTCATCGCCGGCGCCGGCATCGTGGGGCGCTCGATCGCCCGGGAGCTGCTCGGCAACGGCCACCGGGTCCTGCTCATCGACCGCAGCCCCGCCGCCATGAAGATCACCAGCGTGCCGGACGCCCAGTGGCTGCTGGCCGACGCGTGCGAGATCTCCAGCCTGGACGAGGCCGAGCTGGCCGACTGCGACGTCGTGGTGGCCGCCACGGGCGACGACAAGGCCAACCTCGTCGTGTCCCTGCTGGCCAAGACCGAGTACGGCGTGCCGCGCACGGTCGCCCGGGTGAACAACCCGAAGAACGAGTGGCTGTTCGACGAGGCGTGGGGCGTCGACGTGGCGGTCTCGACGCCGCGGCTCATGACCGCCCTCGTCGAGGAGGCCGTCAGCGTCGGGGAGCTGGTGCGGCTGTTCACGTTCCAGCAGGGCCAGGCGTCGATGTCGGAGTACACCCTCGAGGAGGACAGCCCCGTGCTGGGCCGCACCGTCGGGGAGGTGCGCCTGCCCGAGGACACCGTCCTGGTGGCGATCGTGCGCAGCGAGCGGCCGCTGCCGCCCAGCGGCGACGACGTCCTCGAGGCCGGCGACCACCTGCTGTTCCTGTCGGTGCCGGACGCGGAGTCGGAGCTGAGGACGATCCTCGGAGCCCCCTGA
- a CDS encoding aconitate hydratase AcnA, with protein MSSHNSFEAKATLTVGGTDYTIFRLDKVEGSARLPFSLKVLLENLLRTEDGANITADHIRALGGWDPSAQPDTEIQFTPARVIMQDFTGVPCIVDLATMREAVADLGGDPTKVNPLSPAELVIDHSVISDVFGRPDAFEQNVDLEYGRNRERYQFLRWGQTAFDDFKVVPPGTGIVHQVNIEHLARVVFPRQVGSELQAYPDTLVGTDSHTTMVNGLGVLGWGVGGIEAEAAMLGQPVSMLIPRVVGFKLSGAIPAGATATDVVLTITELLRKHGVVGKFVEFYGEGVASVPLANRATIGNMSPEFGSTAAIFPIDDVTLDYLRLTGRSEEQVALVEAYTKEQGLWHDPSVEAAYSEYLELDLSTVVPSIAGPKRPQDRIVLTEAKEAFRAALGDYVTDEVPATGNVASSAHSDAVDAVAGSSQDEASAESFPASDAPSASSTDERDEPAAPGHAQGRPSKKVAVTMADGTRTEIDHGAVAIASITSCTNTSNPSVMVAAALLAKNAVERGLTRKPWVKTSLAPGSKVVTDYYDKAGLTPYLEKLGFHLVGYGCVTCIGNSGPLPEEVSAAVQENDLAVTAVLSGNRNFEGRINPDVKMNYLASPPLVIAYALAGTMDWDVENDPIGQDESGQDVYLKDIWPDAAEVERVIGEAISKDMFVKDYADVFAGDERWQGLPTPEGNTFDWDAESTYVRKPPYFEGMQAEPAPVTDISGARVLLLLGDSVTTDHISPAGSIKPDSPAGVYLTEHGVDRKDFNSYGSRRGNHEVMIRGTFANIRLRNQLLDNVSGGYTRDFTRDGEQTSIYDAAQNYAAAGTPLVVLGGKEYGSGSSRDWAAKGTALLGVKAVITESFERIHRSNLIGMGVVPLQFPQGESAASLGLDGTETFDIAGITELNEGRTPRTVKVTATKTDGGVVEFDAVVRIDTPGEADYYRNGGILQYVLRSLTNA; from the coding sequence GTGAGCAGCCACAACAGCTTCGAAGCCAAGGCTACCCTAACAGTTGGGGGGACGGACTACACGATCTTCCGCCTCGACAAGGTGGAGGGTTCGGCCCGGCTGCCGTTCAGCCTCAAGGTCCTCCTCGAGAACCTGCTGCGCACCGAGGACGGCGCCAACATCACGGCCGACCACATCCGCGCCCTCGGCGGCTGGGACCCGAGCGCCCAGCCGGACACCGAGATCCAGTTCACCCCCGCCCGCGTGATCATGCAGGACTTCACCGGCGTGCCCTGCATCGTCGACCTGGCCACCATGCGCGAGGCCGTCGCCGACCTCGGCGGCGACCCGACCAAGGTCAACCCGCTGTCGCCGGCCGAGCTGGTCATCGACCACTCCGTCATCTCCGACGTCTTCGGCCGCCCCGACGCCTTCGAGCAGAACGTCGACCTGGAGTACGGCCGCAACCGCGAGCGCTACCAGTTCCTGCGCTGGGGCCAGACCGCCTTCGACGACTTCAAGGTCGTCCCCCCGGGCACCGGGATCGTGCACCAGGTGAACATCGAGCACCTGGCCCGCGTCGTGTTCCCGCGCCAGGTGGGCTCGGAGCTGCAGGCCTACCCCGACACCCTCGTCGGCACCGACTCGCACACCACGATGGTCAACGGCCTGGGTGTCCTGGGCTGGGGTGTCGGCGGCATCGAGGCCGAGGCGGCCATGCTCGGCCAGCCCGTCTCGATGCTCATCCCGCGCGTCGTCGGGTTCAAGCTCTCCGGGGCGATCCCCGCCGGGGCCACCGCCACCGACGTCGTGCTGACCATCACCGAACTGCTGCGCAAGCACGGCGTCGTCGGCAAGTTCGTGGAGTTCTACGGCGAGGGCGTCGCCTCGGTGCCGCTGGCCAACCGCGCCACCATCGGCAACATGAGCCCCGAGTTCGGGTCCACCGCGGCGATCTTCCCCATCGACGACGTGACCCTGGACTACCTGCGCCTGACCGGCCGCAGCGAGGAGCAGGTCGCCCTCGTCGAGGCCTACACCAAGGAACAGGGCCTGTGGCACGACCCCTCGGTCGAGGCCGCCTACTCCGAGTACCTCGAGCTGGACCTGTCGACGGTCGTGCCGAGCATCGCCGGCCCGAAGCGCCCGCAGGACCGCATCGTGCTGACGGAGGCCAAGGAGGCGTTCCGCGCCGCCCTGGGCGACTACGTCACCGACGAGGTCCCCGCCACCGGGAACGTCGCCTCCAGCGCCCACAGCGACGCGGTCGACGCCGTCGCCGGCTCCTCCCAGGACGAGGCCAGCGCCGAGAGCTTCCCGGCCTCCGACGCCCCCTCGGCCTCCAGCACCGACGAGCGCGACGAACCCGCCGCCCCCGGTCACGCCCAGGGCCGGCCCTCGAAGAAGGTCGCGGTCACGATGGCCGACGGCACGCGGACCGAGATCGACCACGGCGCCGTCGCGATCGCCTCGATCACCAGCTGCACCAACACCTCCAACCCCTCGGTCATGGTCGCCGCCGCGCTGCTGGCCAAGAACGCCGTGGAGCGGGGCCTGACCCGCAAGCCCTGGGTCAAGACCTCCCTCGCGCCGGGCTCGAAGGTCGTCACCGACTACTACGACAAGGCCGGCCTCACGCCGTACCTGGAGAAGCTCGGGTTCCACCTCGTCGGCTACGGCTGCGTCACCTGCATCGGGAACTCCGGGCCGCTGCCCGAGGAGGTCTCCGCGGCGGTCCAGGAGAACGACCTCGCCGTCACCGCGGTCCTGTCGGGCAACCGCAACTTCGAGGGCCGCATCAACCCCGACGTCAAGATGAACTACCTGGCCTCCCCGCCGCTGGTCATCGCCTACGCCCTCGCCGGCACGATGGACTGGGACGTCGAGAACGACCCCATCGGCCAGGACGAGTCCGGCCAGGACGTGTACCTGAAGGACATCTGGCCCGACGCGGCCGAGGTCGAGCGGGTCATCGGCGAGGCCATCAGCAAGGACATGTTCGTCAAGGACTACGCCGACGTGTTCGCCGGCGACGAGCGCTGGCAGGGCCTGCCGACCCCCGAGGGCAACACCTTCGACTGGGACGCCGAGTCCACCTACGTCCGCAAGCCCCCGTACTTCGAGGGCATGCAGGCCGAGCCCGCGCCGGTCACCGACATCTCCGGTGCGCGCGTGCTGCTGCTGCTGGGCGACTCGGTCACCACCGACCACATCTCCCCGGCCGGTTCCATCAAGCCGGACTCCCCGGCGGGGGTGTACCTGACCGAGCACGGCGTCGACCGCAAGGACTTCAACTCCTACGGCTCGCGCCGCGGGAACCACGAGGTCATGATCCGCGGCACGTTCGCCAACATCCGGCTGCGCAACCAGCTGCTGGACAACGTCTCCGGCGGCTACACCCGCGACTTCACCCGCGACGGGGAGCAGACGTCGATCTACGACGCCGCGCAGAACTACGCCGCGGCCGGCACCCCGCTGGTCGTCCTGGGCGGCAAGGAGTACGGGTCGGGCTCCTCGCGCGACTGGGCCGCCAAGGGCACCGCGCTGCTGGGCGTCAAGGCCGTCATCACCGAGAGCTTCGAGCGCATCCACCGCTCGAACCTCATCGGCATGGGCGTCGTCCCGCTGCAGTTCCCGCAGGGGGAGTCGGCGGCCTCCCTCGGCCTCGACGGCACCGAGACCTTCGACATCGCCGGCATCACCGAGCTCAACGAGGGCCGCACCCCGCGGACCGTCAAGGTGACCGCCACGAAGACCGACGGCGGCGTCGTGGAGTTCGACGCGGTCGTGCGCATCGACACCCCCGGCGAGGCGGACTACTACCGCAACGGCGGCATCCTGCAGTACGTGCTGCGGTCGCTGACGAACGCCTGA